Part of the Aquila chrysaetos chrysaetos chromosome Z, bAquChr1.4, whole genome shotgun sequence genome is shown below.
GCCGGGCTGAGGCCAACCGCAAGTTCCGCGGAAAAGCGGTGACGAGCGGGAAGGTGCGGGAGCGTGAGGAGACGGGGCGGGGAGAGGCACCGCGGCCTCCTCCCGGCCGGCGCCTctgaggggagaaggaggaggaggaggaggaggagtgggggggggggaaaggcgGTCGTGCCGGAGCGCAGCCCCTCAGGCAGGCCCGGCTTTGCTCCCCTCCAGGTCCAGCAGACCGACCCTGTCCTTCTGGagccccaggaggagctggcGATATGCAAGTACTACGAGAAGAGGTTGCTGGAGTTCTGCGCCGTCTTCAAGCCTGCCATGCCGAGATCCGTGGTGGTaagcagcagtgcctgctcGGCGCGGCTTTGGTCCGCTTAGGGTCTGCGGTGTGATGGGTGAGGGAGCTGCAggcgctgccccccgcccccgccgtgACTCTTGTTCCTTCGCTTGCTGCTTGCTTGTCTTGTTCTTGGGAGCGCGGGTGGCTTTCAAGTTTTTCCTGTCTTCCAGTGCCGCAGTTTGTGTTTCAGACCTCTTTAtctctttctgttctctggGCAGTGCAGCCGTTTCAAAAACAGAGGGTTATTTCTCAATTTCATCCGTTTCTTGTGGCTGTTACGCTTGCCTGGATGACTGCTGTTTTCGTTCCTCTCCTTTAAGCAAAGAGGAGAAGCAAACCTAACGATACACAGACTGAGGATACAATGAAATGATCCCACTGTAGCTAAAGGAGGCAGTCCCAAAGTTGGGCTGTTGTCCAGTTGTTTCTTAAGCATTGGTGCTTGTCTGACGACAAAGTAAGCTGGCTCAAGCATCAGTACCGGTAGTAAACTAacctacaaagaaaacaaaaaaacccaaacaaatcgAACCTTATCTCTGAACTGACTTATCTTGAAAGCAGGAGAGTGCATTTCAGAAGAGAGAGAGTGGGGACTTACAGCTGAAGCAGGGAATGAAATTGTGCTTCTTTTGTTACCTAGCCATTAAGATGTATAACCTATATTGCCCCCTGTCAGTCCTCCTGTTTTCTGGCAGGTGTGGTGAATAACAAAGATGAAGAGTGTCTTGTCTGAAGATGCGTTTGACACATAGCAGTAGGCTGTGATTACATGCTCTGTGGAGCCAGACCTTATATTTCTGAAGTCGCCCCTGTAGAGTATGTGTGCTGGATCAGACTCACCAAGTAATGGTTTTGGGAAGCATCTGCTTTCATGCCCATGGTGTTCAGATCAGCTTGGAAATTTGGCATTGACTGCAGTGCTTCTAGACACACAGAGAAGCATAAATGTTAAACATGTTGGGAAATTTATTGATCTGAAAAGTCAGATGCCTTGGCTGGGATTACTCACAACTTTCAGGataattttttcagtctttggtttttaagtttcatttaaataccAGATTTTTCTCATGAAGCTATATTAGGCTTTTTGAGCATTGTCTTCCTAAATATGTCTAAAAATGGAGGAAGAGATAATCAAGCTGCCATTTTGCAAGGCTCTTGCAGGCATAAATGTATTAGACTTCGAAATATTTAATGACATTAATGCCATTGTGTACATCTTAGTGCCTTAGTGTATCCTGTATGTCTATAGTATATATTCAAACTTGCctgttctgttttgtaattttttctttttatttatttttcttttttcttaatctgttttGGCTTCTATACTTACTTTtccctccttttattttttaatttagggaACAGCTAGCATGTATTTCAAACGCTTTTACCTCAATAACTCGGTGATGGAGTATCATCCTCGGATAATAATGTGAGTTATCAATGCATCCTGAGTTATTCTGTCAAGCAGAACATTGTAGGTATACTCTTTATATCTGTAaagacctgaaaaaaatgagaaaggaaaccTGAGAGCTTAAATATGAGTAAAGACAAAGTATGGTCACTTTCAGTTTCCATTTGGAAAAGTTTGCTGTGTTCAGAATATGGTGTTTTGATGATAAAAATTTTCTGAACAGAACTCTTGATAAAAAGGTGGATGCTGCATATGtgaattgtttgcttttttttttttccttcctcaaggCTAACATGTGCGTTTTTGGCCTGTAAAGTAGATGAATTTAATGTGTCCAGTGCACAGTTTGTTGGTAACCTTCGAGAAAGCCCTCTTGGACAGGAGAAAGCCCTTGAACAAATACTGGAATATGAACTACTGCTTATTCAGCAACTGAACTTCCATCTTATTGTCCACAATCCATACAGGCCTTTTGAGGGATTTCTAATTGATTTGaaggtagtatttttttatatgctaCATACTCTATATACTAACATAATATAAAGCTGTCGTGGGTTGTGTTagaaaactttatttccttttgtgccTGTGATCTGAAAAGATCTCATTTCTAAAGTGGTTGGCAAATATCTGAAAGGAAGTCAGTTTAGTTGTGGTCTTTAAGCACTTTAGATTATTTTTGGAATAAGAAGATGACCTGCTACTTTTTAGCTTTACCAAATATTGTTGAATTGTGTGTTCTGAGCTCATGAACCAGAAGATGAGGAACAGCTACTTACTTTCCTAAATACTTACTTTTTAGACTCGCTATCCAATGCTGGAGAATCCTGAAGTTTTGCGGAAAGCAGCCGATGACTTCCTCAATCGAGTGGCTCTGACAGATGCATATCTGCTCTTTGCTCCCTCTCAGATAGCTCTCACTGCCATACTATCTAGTGGTTCAAGAGCAGGAATTAATATGGAAAGgtagtctcttttttttttgctataggTATCATTTAAACAGTTTATTTGCATCATGTAtaaatttgttttggtttagacATTCTTAACTAGTAGAAGTGTGTATTTACTGATTGTTAACGCTCTGGTATATTCTTTAAGTATGTTTCAAAACTGAGGCGgtactggtttgggtttttttttccattttcaaaaagtaGGTAATAAATGCCATTAGTTGGTGTCTGGTTTTTATATTCctttagaagaaggaaaaaaaaaaattcagactgaTGACTATGCCCTAATTAGAACAGCATAGGATTTTCAGACTTACCTTGAAGATTAGAGTGAATAAAGTGGAAATACAGTAGAAACTAAGAGTATGAAACACTTAAAGAATCACTTACcttaaaaatcttactttttttttttttctgtatctaagGTTACAGAGTCAAATGAAATTACACTGAACTGACAGCTGCTAGGCCTGCGCAGCTAAGTGCTGTATTTGGCCGGTGCAACTGTTCACTTTCTGTGGAAATGGACTAACGATAAGGTGCTGTTTGAAATCGgtcccttctttcctttctgtggtCTAGCCACTGGTGTTTGCAAAGGCATTATCAAACACTTCGATATCATTGCTGAAATGTAtgctttgtttggtttggtcCTTTTTAAGGACAAAACATACTCTTCCTCAAAAAAACAAGTGAGGTAGTTGCTGTAAGTAGCTGTATCTGGAGTGTTTTAATCATGTGATGCTCTGTGTGAGCATTTTGTATCTAGAGTGTAAAGCTTGCAAGCACAAGGGCTGATGCTAAATTcaaacagttctttttaaagaagctttCCTTCCACCTGCTCTAAATGAATCTCAAATCTCTCTTGTTCTAAAAGAGCGAGACGGTGTGGGAGCATCCTCTACAGGGTTCACTGTCCTCTCAGAATAGCGTAAAAACGTTCAGGTGCTGACTATAACTTGAAACTTGTTGATCTCATTCCTGAACTTGTATTCTGTACTACTTGTGccaaatttcagaaaagcatgcTTACAAAAAGAACTACAATAATTTGCAGATAGTGTGTGCATCAAGGTATGTGAACTTTTATCTTTGCGTCTTCATGAAGAACTCAAGTCTTCGTCACCTGTCTGCACCATACAGTTGCTGTAACCTTGTCATTTGTTGTTTTATGTGAGTTTGAGCTGCTGGACATGAGAGAAGCTAATGCTGCAGCTCAGGTCTTGTGGACCTGTGAGTAGGTGTGCCTGCAGAAGAGGGATGGAACATGGAAGGTTTGAAAACCTGTTGCTCCCGTGATGTCCGTGTATAGGTCAGTCTTGAAAAAGTTAGAGCTTCAGGAGAAAAGAGGTGCCACAGTGCTCTGGCTAATAGGTGGCTCCAAATTAATATTTAGTTCTGGTAACAGTACAATGTTAAATAATACTCTTGAGCTCTACAAGAGCGGTGATGCTAACAGAGCCTCTATCGGCTTATAGCAATTACTGTCTTCATGGTGGCTGATGACTCAGTCTGGGAGCTGCAGGTGATACAGCTATGTAGGTCTATGAAGTAAGTTTGAAGTTAACACAGACTGAACAGATTGATATACTTTGGAGTCTTTGGATTTTTGTAATTTATCCATAAGTGCCCTTCCCAGGAAGGGATAAAACTATTTGGTTGTTGTGGATCGTGGTGAGGATTGTTGCTCCTCTGTGTTGGGGTTTTAACCAGGTGGTGTGTGTATGTATTAATGTAATGTTCTTACTAAAAGGAGGTTTGAATCtctgagggaagaggaagggaccCGCCAGACTCTTACAAGACAGCATTTAGGATTTGCTTTCAGCTGCCAAAAGCAGCAGTCCCATCTTACAAGCTTTGCTGTCTGTTGGTCTGTCTGAAGACTACTCTTCTGtagtatttgcttttcctgcagtCGTATTGTGCAATAGTGTGATGTTAGCATGACACTTCATAGAATCTTAAATGTAAGCTGACTTAACTCAGTGAGGTTTACTTACTTAGAACTGTTTAATTCTGCAGTGTTGGAACTTTGGTTCTTTACATGGCCGGGGAATACTTTTGTCACATTCTTACGGAAGAAGAATGTTGCAAGTGACAGATAAGCTTTTTATCTTGTTATAGCGCTTATGTAACCAAAGTTTTCTTACTAAGTCTAATCATAAAGCTCTAGCagatgtaaataataaatagtacACGTTTTATTAACTAATGGTAGCTGCCACAAATAATTATGACACTTTAAGAACTTATTCTTCCTTGTATCTTTGCAGTTATTTGTCAGAAAGTCTTATGCTGAAAGAAGACCGAATATCCTTAGCCAAGCTACTAGATGGCATGAAATGTAAgtaaacactggaaaaatatgATAAACAGTAtctctaaaagaagaaaaccagcttttttccAAACAACAAAAGCTTTAAGCAGAAAGGTGTGCTTCCAGTGGTTTTCTTCACCTCAGGGCATGCGTAAGGTAAGTAAGACATGGGCAGTAGAGTGAACTACCTTGCATGTGGATGCAAGGGGAGAAAACATCAAGATCTTCCTATGATACAAACAAATGAGATTAAAAGGCAAAGGGCCTGATGCTTCTCAGAACATAAGTCTATTAAGTGACAGCAACTGACTCAAAAGTGAGAAATCTATTTTGGGAACTAGATAATGTTTTTTGTAACTCAGGATGAAATTACTGTCTTAAATTACAGCTTCAGGCAAAAGCCTGCACATAACTACTTCTACCACCAGAGGGTACCTTTTCTAAGCTAAATGATTAATGTTAAGTGATATGCCAGGATTTATTCTTTACTTCCGTTTTGCAGCTATAAAGGTGTTTCAAAAGACGTTTAGGTTTGCTAGTGTGAgaagtatatatgtatatgcgcccacatattaaaaatacaaagaatgcTAGCATGGTTTAGCTAAGATAACGGGGAATGTAGTACACTGATTATtacctttattttaatgaaatgaaaaggctGGGATAAGAAATCAGTAAGTAATCAGTTATTTAATGCTTTAAGCTAATGCACACATTTAAAATGGGAGAGTGGTAGCATAAAAAATGTAGTCCTTTGAGCTGACTTGAGTAGTGAATGCATAATACAAGTCACCGCGGTCTACAAATTcaatttaaattgaatttatAAAACTTaagctgctcttccctttctcttcctgctaACAAATCCAGTCTTCAGGTTTTCATTGCTGAGATGCAAAGGGAATGCTGGGATCACTTATTCTTCACTTGTGTTATTCTGGACAGTAGCTTTAGCCCAAAGGCAGCCCTTCTGGAAACATATGATGGCTGGAAGGAAATTTTGAAGCATCTGTAAATTACTAGTTTTACAGAGAACTGGTGGTAGAGGAGAAAATCTTGTTTCTTGCAGTGTAGCtgtaaatttaatttgcattcttAACAAGACTGGGaccaatcttttcttttttttaagactgaggTACAATgctgaatgcaaaaaaatatcCGTGTATTTTGATGCTTGTTAGCAGACTAATATGAACTCTGTATTATTATAATTTACCTTGAGGAAATCCAGAATCAACAATGATAACAACTTGTTTCAGTGTAGTACTTTGTGCTCAGCTTCTCCTGTACCTTGATGTTATTTAGAATTAATCCTCAGATGTAAGAAGGTAGTTAAGTCTTACATACGCAGTCTTTGATCCTCTGAAGTTTCAGTGCTATGTGGGATGAGAAGTTTTGTAAGCAAGCAGTTTGAGCGGAGTTAATATTTTGAATGTCTAATGCTTGCTTTGACAAGGATTTTACTTGATAAGCTTTCTGTCTCAACTATTAGCAGTATGTTGCCTGTTGCCTTTTTGAGTCTGTTTAAAAACTAGATAGAATGCTTTCAAAACCTTACAGACGTGTGGACTTCAGAACTTCttgattctcttttttctgtgtaccattctgatttttttgttgtaggtttgttttttgggtttgttttttttttttcctagtagaagCTGCTTGAAAATGTATACTGTGCTCCTGTTACAATGAGGGAAGGGAGGGTAAACTGTTGGCTCAAGCTTACCTATGAGGGATAAGGCATACTACTGACTGATAAACTTGTGTAATTCACAcgtgtggtgggttgactctggctggaggccaggtacccaccaaagctgctctatcactcccctcctcagctggacaggggagagaaaaaaataacaaaaggctcgGTTGAGATAAGGAtggggagagatcactcaccagtaACCCtgatgggcaaaacagactgaacttGGGGATATGACTttagggtaatgagaaataaaaccaaatcttaaaacaccttctgccacccctccctccttcctgggctcaactcaACTCAccattttctccatcttctccctgcccagcagtgcagggggacagggaatgggggttggggtcagttcatcacatgctgtctctgctgctccttcctcctcaggggcaggactcctcactctt
Proteins encoded:
- the CCNH gene encoding cyclin-H isoform X1; this encodes MYHSSTQRRHWTFRSEEELARCRAEANRKFRGKAVTSGKVQQTDPVLLEPQEELAICKYYEKRLLEFCAVFKPAMPRSVVGTASMYFKRFYLNNSVMEYHPRIIMLTCAFLACKVDEFNVSSAQFVGNLRESPLGQEKALEQILEYELLLIQQLNFHLIVHNPYRPFEGFLIDLKTRYPMLENPEVLRKAADDFLNRVALTDAYLLFAPSQIALTAILSSGSRAGINMESYLSESLMLKEDRISLAKLLDGMKCMKNLIKKYELPRPEEVAALKQKLEKCHSLELSLNTNPKKRKGYEDDEYVTKKPKTDEDTEHAGKSGLMMILWTHCNLKGRWNSTTVETTVWCQM
- the CCNH gene encoding cyclin-H isoform X2 — protein: MYHSSTQRRHWTFRSEEELARCRAEANRKFRGKAVTSGKVQQTDPVLLEPQEELAICKYYEKRLLEFCAVFKPAMPRSVVGTASMYFKRFYLNNSVMEYHPRIIMLTCAFLACKVDEFNVSSAQFVGNLRESPLGQEKALEQILEYELLLIQQLNFHLIVHNPYRPFEGFLIDLKTRYPMLENPEVLRKAADDFLNRVALTDAYLLFAPSQIALTAILSSGSRAGINMESYLSESLMLKEDRISLAKLLDGMKCMKNLIKKYELPRPEEVAALKQKLEKCHSLELSLNTNPKKRKGYEDDEYVTKKPKTDEEEWTDDDLVDSL